The Bacillus carboniphilus genome contains a region encoding:
- a CDS encoding type IV pilus modification PilV family protein — translation MMKFQSQGFTVIELLIAFAVLSLVVVGAAGFFTQGFQFTSYNEDKLSAVHLSSLVLEKVQENFNETACPSTSTENLFPKYLSLFEDTQADGAFLLNDKKFYISLLLYCNGSQDLKTMHVQVYDSVTRDKLLSENFGYVELQTGGTAQ, via the coding sequence ATGATGAAATTTCAATCACAAGGATTTACAGTCATTGAGCTCTTAATTGCGTTTGCTGTACTCTCCCTAGTTGTAGTGGGAGCAGCAGGCTTCTTCACGCAAGGCTTTCAATTTACATCCTATAACGAAGACAAACTATCAGCTGTTCATTTGTCTTCTCTTGTATTAGAGAAAGTGCAAGAGAATTTTAATGAGACAGCTTGTCCTAGTACAAGCACGGAAAACTTATTCCCAAAATATTTGTCTCTATTTGAAGATACACAAGCTGATGGGGCCTTTCTTCTAAACGATAAAAAATTTTATATTTCCCTTCTCTTATATTGCAACGGTTCACAAGACTTAAAAACCATGCATGTTCAAGTGTACGATAGCGTTACGCGGGATAAGCTCCTGAGTGAAAACTTTGGTTATGTCGAGCTCCAAACAGGGGGGACTGCCCAATGA
- the ysxE gene encoding spore coat protein YsxE — MSLQDALQLVQPVLSQYGIKPHYVEQNGSAFKVYSDKGTFALKEADPYKGMDFVRNVHYLYQRGYNRIVPIYPTPDGRYAVLYSQRLFYLMPWISNEKNEDRTSQHKKLFRELARLHTLTVKDIEVSEEDTKNHYEQTNEQWKKEASMLDEMIEACEQKWYMSPFELLFCTYYHDISQALKFANRKLDDWYEVSKDAKKMRMVIVHGKVSPEHFLYDEKGYGYFINLEDSRYASPLHDLLPFVAKNLESLPRQDEDMVDWIYTYASYFSLKDEEMELLTSYLAHPGPAIQVLERYYKSKSKFNQQKAVQELQKAYWRLKNIEYVVMRIDEIERKKKQEKEGAQGEG; from the coding sequence TTGTCACTTCAGGATGCATTACAATTAGTACAGCCTGTCCTCAGTCAGTACGGTATCAAACCTCATTATGTAGAACAGAATGGTTCTGCTTTTAAGGTATATTCCGATAAGGGTACATTTGCTTTAAAGGAAGCCGATCCTTATAAGGGGATGGATTTTGTTCGGAATGTCCATTATCTATATCAAAGAGGATATAACCGAATCGTTCCGATCTATCCGACACCTGATGGTAGATATGCGGTTCTTTATAGCCAAAGGCTTTTTTACTTAATGCCTTGGATATCTAATGAGAAAAATGAAGATCGGACTAGTCAGCATAAAAAGTTGTTCAGAGAATTGGCGCGTCTTCACACGCTTACGGTAAAAGATATAGAGGTAAGCGAGGAAGACACGAAAAACCATTACGAACAAACGAATGAGCAGTGGAAAAAAGAAGCTAGTATGCTAGACGAGATGATCGAGGCTTGTGAACAGAAATGGTACATGTCTCCTTTTGAGTTACTGTTTTGTACGTATTACCATGACATTAGTCAGGCGCTAAAATTTGCAAATCGTAAACTGGATGATTGGTATGAAGTCTCAAAAGATGCTAAGAAAATGAGAATGGTCATTGTTCATGGAAAGGTGTCTCCGGAGCATTTTTTATATGATGAAAAAGGCTATGGGTACTTTATCAATCTAGAGGATTCTCGATATGCCTCTCCTTTACATGATCTACTACCCTTTGTAGCCAAAAATTTAGAATCCCTTCCTAGACAAGATGAAGATATGGTCGATTGGATTTATACGTATGCTTCTTACTTTTCCCTTAAGGATGAGGAAATGGAGCTATTAACTAGCTATTTAGCACATCCGGGACCTGCTATTCAGGTATTGGAAAGATATTATAAGAGCAAGTCCAAATTTAATCAGCAAAAGGCTGTACAGGAACTGCAAAAGGCCTATTGGAGATTGAAAAATATTGAATATGTAGTCATGAGAATTGATGAAATAGAAAGAAAGAAAAAACAGGAAAAGGAAGGAGCCCAAGGCGAAGGGTAA
- a CDS encoding valine--tRNA ligase: METKQKELPTKYDPKAIEQGRYEWWLQGKFFEVKDDKEKEPYTIVIPPPNVTGKLHLGHAWDTTLQDILTRMKRMQGYDVLWLPGMDHAGIATQAKVEEKLRNEGKSRYDLGRENFVEETWKWKEEYAEHIRKQWAKLGLGLDYSRERFTLDEGLSDAVKEVFVALYKKGLIYRGEYIINWDPATKTALSDIEVIHKDVQGAFYHMKYPLADGSGSIEIATTRPETMLGDTAVAVHPEDDRYKHLIGKTVILPITGREIPIVGDDYVDMEFGSGAVKITPAHDPNDFEIGNRHNLPRILVMNEDGSMNEKAGKYKGMDRFECRKQLVKDLQEEGILFKIEDHLHSVGHSERSGAVVEPYLSTQWFVKMQPLADEAIALQSKENKVNFVPDRFETNYLRWMENTRDWCISRQLWWGHRIPAWYHKETGEVYVNQEPPSDIENWKQDDDVLDTWFSSALWPFSTMGWPNEEVADYQRYYPTNCLVTGYDIIGFWVSRMIFQGLEFTGKRPFKDVLIHGLVRDAEGRKMSKSLGNGIDPMDVIDQYGADSLRYFLSTGSSPGQDLRFSMEKVEAIWNFANKIWNASRFAMMNMGDMTVADIDLSGKKSVADHWILTRLNETIDTVTKLADKYEFGEVGRALYNFIWDDFCDWYIEMAKLPLNGEDEEAKKTTRSVLAYVLDSTMKLLHPFMPFITEEIWQKLPTEGESITTADWPTVKPELSNEKAAKEMKLLVEIIRSVRNIRAEVNTPLSKKIDLYLKTKDQETAETLIANQSYLERFCNPETIEIGTGVQTPDKAMSAVVTGAEVILPLAGLINIDEEIARLEKELEKWTKEVERVQNKLANERFVQKAPQNVVDEERAKEKDYLEKREIVLKRIEELKNS, encoded by the coding sequence ATGGAAACAAAACAAAAAGAGCTTCCTACCAAATACGACCCGAAAGCCATTGAACAGGGTCGATATGAATGGTGGCTACAAGGTAAATTTTTTGAAGTAAAAGATGACAAAGAAAAAGAACCCTATACAATCGTTATCCCGCCTCCAAACGTAACGGGTAAGCTACATTTAGGGCATGCTTGGGACACAACGTTACAAGACATTCTAACAAGAATGAAACGCATGCAAGGGTACGATGTTTTATGGTTACCAGGTATGGACCATGCGGGGATTGCCACTCAAGCAAAAGTAGAAGAAAAGCTTCGTAATGAAGGGAAATCTCGCTACGATTTAGGTAGAGAAAATTTTGTTGAAGAAACATGGAAATGGAAAGAAGAGTATGCTGAACATATTCGTAAGCAGTGGGCTAAACTCGGTCTTGGTTTAGACTACAGTCGTGAAAGATTTACCCTTGATGAAGGGCTTTCAGATGCGGTTAAAGAAGTGTTCGTAGCCCTTTATAAAAAAGGTCTTATCTATCGCGGTGAGTACATCATCAACTGGGACCCAGCAACCAAAACGGCTTTATCAGATATTGAAGTTATTCATAAGGATGTTCAAGGTGCCTTCTATCATATGAAGTATCCACTTGCAGATGGAAGCGGTTCAATTGAAATTGCGACAACGAGACCTGAAACAATGCTTGGTGATACAGCAGTTGCCGTTCACCCTGAAGACGATCGTTATAAGCACCTTATTGGTAAAACAGTTATTCTCCCAATTACAGGAAGAGAGATTCCAATTGTTGGCGATGACTATGTTGATATGGAATTTGGTTCCGGAGCAGTAAAAATAACGCCAGCTCACGATCCAAACGACTTTGAAATCGGTAACCGTCATAATCTTCCTCGAATTCTCGTTATGAACGAAGATGGTTCGATGAATGAGAAAGCTGGAAAATACAAAGGTATGGACCGCTTTGAGTGCCGTAAGCAGCTGGTGAAAGATCTTCAAGAAGAAGGCATTCTCTTTAAAATTGAAGACCACCTTCACTCTGTTGGACACTCTGAAAGAAGTGGAGCCGTTGTTGAACCTTATCTTTCAACACAATGGTTCGTTAAAATGCAACCACTTGCAGATGAAGCGATTGCCCTACAATCAAAAGAAAACAAGGTTAACTTCGTTCCAGATCGTTTTGAAACGAACTATCTCCGTTGGATGGAAAACACCCGTGACTGGTGTATTTCTAGACAGCTTTGGTGGGGACACCGCATTCCAGCTTGGTATCATAAAGAAACGGGAGAAGTTTACGTTAACCAAGAACCACCAAGTGATATCGAAAACTGGAAGCAGGATGATGATGTACTGGATACATGGTTTAGTTCTGCATTATGGCCATTTTCAACCATGGGTTGGCCGAATGAAGAAGTGGCTGACTATCAAAGATACTATCCAACAAACTGCCTAGTTACAGGCTATGATATAATCGGTTTCTGGGTTTCACGTATGATTTTCCAAGGACTCGAATTTACAGGAAAGCGTCCGTTTAAAGATGTTCTCATTCATGGTTTAGTTCGTGATGCAGAAGGTCGTAAAATGAGTAAGTCTCTTGGTAATGGTATCGATCCAATGGATGTTATCGATCAATACGGAGCCGATTCATTACGTTACTTCTTATCTACAGGAAGCTCACCAGGTCAAGACCTACGTTTCAGTATGGAGAAGGTAGAGGCTATCTGGAACTTTGCTAATAAGATTTGGAACGCTTCTCGTTTTGCGATGATGAATATGGGTGACATGACTGTAGCTGATATTGATCTATCAGGTAAGAAATCAGTAGCAGATCACTGGATCTTGACTCGTCTAAATGAAACCATTGATACGGTAACAAAGCTTGCAGACAAGTACGAGTTTGGTGAAGTTGGCCGTGCGCTATATAACTTCATTTGGGATGACTTCTGTGATTGGTATATTGAAATGGCGAAGCTCCCATTAAATGGTGAAGATGAAGAGGCGAAGAAAACAACTCGTTCCGTATTAGCATACGTTCTTGATTCAACAATGAAGCTTCTTCATCCGTTTATGCCGTTTATTACAGAAGAAATTTGGCAGAAGCTACCGACTGAAGGTGAATCGATTACAACAGCTGATTGGCCAACAGTTAAGCCTGAGCTTTCAAATGAAAAAGCAGCAAAAGAAATGAAGCTTTTAGTTGAAATTATTCGTTCTGTGAGAAATATCCGTGCTGAAGTAAACACGCCTTTAAGTAAGAAAATCGATCTATACTTAAAGACGAAGGACCAAGAAACAGCAGAAACGTTAATTGCCAACCAAAGTTATTTAGAGCGCTTCTGTAATCCAGAAACAATTGAGATTGGCACTGGTGTACAAACTCCAGATAAAGCCATGTCAGCTGTAGTAACAGGTGCAGAAGTTATTCTTCCACTTGCGGGTCTCATCAACATTGATGAAGAAATTGCCCGTCTAGAAAAAGAATTAGAAAAGTGGACAAAAGAAGTTGAGCGGGTTCAAAATAAGCTGGCTAACGAACGTTTCGTTCAAAAAGCGCCACAAAACGTAGTAGATGAGGAACGTGCAAAAGAAAAAGACTACCTAGAAAAAAGAGAAATCGTTCTAAAACGAATTGAAGAATTGAAAAACTCTTAA
- a CDS encoding type IV pilus twitching motility protein PilT produces MLQELQTILKAAFEMGSSDIHLTVGVPPILRINGDLRHLGKTPLLPEHTESMAKAIIPSHLWETFKEKGELDFSYGIPGVSRFRINAYHQRSCISLAFRIIPTHIPSLEDLHLPRQLQNLVTFTQGLILVTGPTGSGKSTTLAAMINEMNTHMRKHIITLEDPIEYLHKHGQCIIDQREVGFDTRSFANGLRACLRQDPDVILVGEMRDLETIQTAISAAETGHLVLGTLHTTDAASTIDRIIDVFPAGQQTQIRIQLASVLKSVISQRLFPTADYKGRRAALEVLLCNAAVKNLIRNEKTHQIQSIIQTSRESGMQTMQMAIEELINQKIVSYDTASPYLRGEF; encoded by the coding sequence ATGTTACAGGAGCTTCAAACGATATTAAAAGCAGCCTTTGAAATGGGTTCCTCTGACATCCATTTAACGGTAGGGGTTCCACCTATTTTACGTATCAATGGGGATTTAAGGCACCTTGGAAAAACGCCATTACTGCCTGAACATACTGAATCCATGGCAAAAGCCATTATTCCTAGTCACTTATGGGAAACGTTCAAAGAAAAAGGGGAACTTGATTTCTCATATGGAATTCCAGGTGTTTCTCGGTTTCGAATCAATGCCTATCATCAAAGGTCTTGTATAAGTTTAGCTTTCCGGATCATTCCTACTCATATCCCGTCACTAGAAGATTTACATCTACCGCGGCAGCTTCAGAACTTGGTGACATTTACTCAAGGGCTTATTTTAGTAACAGGCCCGACAGGTAGTGGAAAATCAACTACTCTAGCAGCCATGATCAATGAAATGAATACCCATATGAGGAAGCACATCATTACATTGGAAGATCCGATTGAGTATTTACATAAGCATGGACAATGTATTATTGATCAACGGGAAGTAGGCTTTGACACGCGTTCATTTGCAAACGGGTTGCGTGCTTGTTTGAGACAAGACCCCGATGTCATCTTAGTTGGAGAAATGCGCGATTTAGAAACGATTCAGACCGCCATTTCAGCTGCAGAAACAGGACACCTCGTACTTGGAACTCTGCATACAACAGATGCTGCTTCAACAATTGATCGAATCATTGACGTGTTTCCTGCTGGTCAACAGACGCAAATCCGTATTCAACTAGCTTCAGTCTTAAAATCTGTGATTTCGCAAAGACTCTTCCCTACTGCTGACTATAAGGGTAGACGTGCTGCTCTTGAAGTTTTACTATGTAATGCTGCTGTCAAAAACCTGATTCGAAACGAAAAAACACATCAAATTCAAAGCATTATTCAAACAAGTCGAGAATCTGGCATGCAAACCATGCAAATGGCCATTGAAGAGTTAATCAATCAAAAAATTGTTTCCTACGATACAGCTTCACCGTACCTAAGAGGGGAGTTTTAA
- a CDS encoding folylpolyglutamate synthase/dihydrofolate synthase family protein, translating into MNYNEALNWIHGRLRLGMKPGLKRMEWMMEKLDHPERRTKFVHIGGTNGKGSTVSFVRTILQSAGYEVGTFTSPYIEQFNERISVNGVPISDEEMVLLAKKIIPLAEELEKTELGGPTEFEVITAMCLYYFGYVHPVDIVVMEVGLGGRFDSTNVIHPLVSVITNIGMDHVNILGHTIPEIAFEKAGIIKVGTPVVIGEQKEVAIQTIEDVASSRKAKIYQIGREMKVLDHVSNVEGEQFTLVTPFKTYSHLQTTLKGTHQVGNAALAIMTIEYLKAYYAFLVDEEHVYEGVKNTYWPGRFEELMSEPTLIVDGAHNQEGIDSLADTIKKRFPKQKVNILFAGLGDKPLKPMLEKLEDIADSLYITTFDFPRAAGIQDLHSLIESSSATYVEEWKAWLTDLIHTGKNDDVLIITGSLYFISEVKQYFQTIKISK; encoded by the coding sequence ATGAATTATAACGAGGCATTAAACTGGATACATGGGCGTTTGCGACTTGGAATGAAACCAGGTTTAAAACGTATGGAATGGATGATGGAAAAGTTAGATCATCCGGAAAGAAGAACGAAATTTGTACATATTGGTGGAACCAATGGAAAAGGGTCAACCGTAAGCTTCGTGAGAACCATCCTACAGAGTGCAGGATATGAAGTGGGGACTTTTACCTCGCCGTACATCGAACAATTTAATGAAAGAATTAGTGTGAATGGTGTACCCATCTCGGATGAGGAGATGGTCTTGCTTGCTAAAAAAATAATTCCCCTTGCAGAAGAACTAGAAAAAACTGAGTTAGGTGGCCCAACAGAGTTTGAGGTCATTACCGCTATGTGTTTGTACTATTTTGGCTATGTTCATCCCGTTGATATCGTTGTGATGGAAGTTGGCTTAGGAGGTAGGTTTGATTCAACGAATGTCATTCACCCTCTGGTCTCCGTCATCACGAATATTGGGATGGATCATGTAAATATTCTAGGACACACAATCCCTGAAATTGCTTTTGAGAAGGCAGGCATCATTAAAGTCGGTACACCGGTTGTGATAGGAGAACAAAAGGAAGTGGCCATTCAAACAATAGAAGATGTGGCATCATCTCGAAAAGCTAAAATCTATCAAATAGGAAGAGAAATGAAGGTTTTAGACCATGTTTCTAATGTAGAAGGGGAACAGTTTACATTGGTCACACCTTTTAAAACCTATTCTCATTTACAAACGACTTTAAAGGGAACCCACCAAGTCGGTAATGCAGCATTAGCCATTATGACTATCGAATATTTAAAAGCTTATTATGCTTTTCTAGTCGATGAGGAGCATGTGTATGAAGGGGTAAAAAATACCTATTGGCCAGGAAGGTTCGAAGAGTTAATGAGTGAGCCTACCTTAATTGTTGATGGGGCACATAATCAGGAAGGAATTGACTCTTTAGCAGACACGATAAAGAAGAGGTTCCCTAAACAAAAAGTGAATATCTTATTCGCAGGCCTAGGAGATAAGCCTCTCAAACCAATGCTAGAAAAACTAGAAGATATTGCAGATTCCCTTTATATAACCACCTTTGATTTTCCTAGGGCAGCGGGGATTCAAGACCTTCATTCACTTATAGAGAGTAGTTCTGCCACATATGTTGAGGAATGGAAAGCTTGGTTAACTGATCTGATTCACACAGGAAAAAATGATGATGTACTAATCATTACAGGTTCTCTTTATTTCATTTCTGAAGTCAAGCAATATTTTCAAACAATTAAAATTTCGAAATAA
- a CDS encoding diguanylate cyclase — MDVSTTKKRLVWTMWAILFPIGMVYSYIKYPPNLSDISLDMVWFLLLMVGSALVPMVVNRTTIFFVLWTSIATFLLFGLFIEILFIQIALLFLMAKVKPGKGDSYKYPLNSLMFLIVSLLSGITFYALGGQNDLITLGNGRDILLILAYTFVYFASNQACLMFLSRAILNVKRKLFSKDFIWEAASLCLVLPLGMVLFVLYKEMGVISAFLVGIPFFSVAIILKLYNSADIVNEHLQKATDIGHELTQSLKAREVIDLFMNRIVSIFPVSHAYILDVVDNKELHLIRRYENGDNLSLDIDPLIRHEGIAGEVWASQKAALYHSRSEWQTIAKGYMPEGVESVLSVPIMRNQKVVGVLLLATPQKQAYENYQLMIVDILCSYLAIALENARNYELTKKESERCALTGLYNYRYFEKLIETEYQHLKEKKYNDLSLILIDIDHFKSINDTYGHQSGNEVLRALADRLLQFFGDQGIVARYGGEEFVILLPDVPKKEALALAETLRVMIANRPFSVEQQLTQSRSRSLIRITASIGVANAPEDAEDYLTLIRHADYAMYVGAKRRGRNKVSEYQSIQANV; from the coding sequence TTGGACGTATCAACTACTAAAAAAAGACTAGTTTGGACCATGTGGGCCATTTTATTTCCAATTGGTATGGTTTATTCCTATATCAAATATCCTCCTAACCTCTCAGATATTAGTTTAGATATGGTTTGGTTCCTTTTATTAATGGTGGGATCAGCACTAGTCCCAATGGTGGTAAACCGAACGACTATATTTTTTGTATTGTGGACATCCATCGCTACGTTTTTATTATTTGGATTATTTATAGAAATCCTTTTTATTCAGATTGCATTATTATTTTTAATGGCTAAGGTGAAACCGGGTAAGGGGGACTCTTATAAGTATCCCTTAAACTCCCTCATGTTTTTAATCGTATCCCTTTTGAGTGGTATTACTTTTTATGCGTTGGGTGGGCAAAATGATCTAATCACTCTTGGTAACGGTCGTGACATTCTGCTCATATTGGCCTATACCTTTGTCTATTTTGCAAGTAACCAAGCTTGCCTCATGTTTCTTTCTAGAGCTATTTTAAATGTGAAACGGAAGTTGTTTAGTAAAGATTTTATTTGGGAAGCGGCTTCATTGTGCTTAGTCCTGCCTTTAGGTATGGTTTTATTTGTGCTATATAAAGAAATGGGAGTAATTTCTGCATTTTTAGTAGGAATTCCATTTTTCAGTGTAGCTATTATTTTAAAATTATATAACTCTGCTGATATCGTTAATGAACATTTACAGAAAGCCACAGATATTGGGCATGAGTTAACACAGAGTTTAAAAGCACGGGAAGTTATTGATTTGTTTATGAATCGAATCGTTTCTATTTTTCCTGTGAGTCATGCTTACATATTAGATGTTGTTGATAATAAGGAGCTTCATTTGATTCGAAGATATGAAAACGGTGATAATCTTAGTCTTGATATTGACCCACTGATCCGACATGAAGGAATTGCAGGTGAAGTGTGGGCATCTCAGAAGGCTGCTCTCTATCATTCAAGATCGGAGTGGCAAACGATTGCCAAAGGATATATGCCAGAGGGTGTAGAAAGTGTATTGTCAGTTCCGATTATGCGGAATCAAAAAGTAGTTGGAGTACTACTTTTAGCTACTCCTCAAAAGCAAGCCTATGAAAATTATCAACTAATGATTGTTGATATTTTATGTTCTTACTTAGCAATTGCATTAGAGAATGCAAGAAACTATGAATTGACTAAAAAAGAAAGTGAGCGTTGTGCTCTAACAGGCTTATACAATTACCGCTATTTTGAAAAGTTAATAGAAACTGAATATCAACATTTAAAAGAAAAGAAATACAATGACCTATCTCTCATACTCATTGATATTGACCACTTCAAATCTATTAACGATACTTATGGACACCAAAGTGGAAATGAAGTGTTAAGAGCATTAGCCGATCGCTTACTTCAATTCTTTGGAGACCAAGGGATTGTTGCAAGATACGGTGGAGAAGAATTTGTTATTTTATTACCGGATGTACCAAAGAAGGAAGCTCTTGCATTAGCTGAAACATTACGTGTCATGATTGCAAATAGACCATTCTCAGTTGAACAGCAGCTAACACAAAGCAGGAGTCGCTCGCTAATTCGAATTACAGCTAGTATAGGAGTAGCCAATGCACCGGAAGATGCAGAAGATTATTTAACACTAATCAGGCATGCTGACTATGCTATGTATGTTGGAGCAAAAAGAAGAGGAAGAAATAAAGTTTCTGAGTATCAATCTATACAAGCGAATGTTTAG
- a CDS encoding GspE/PulE family protein — MDEMQKRKRLGDLLVESGLITQQQLDETLRLKKREQKLGDALVERGYINEQQLIEVLEFQLGIPHVSLYRYPIDETLTSLISKEFALRHVIIPIKKEGNALTIAMNDPMDIYTIDDIRLTTGFSINPVIAKKDDIMQSIYKYYDMKETFEENQGEEALAATGADAPAVRLVDQILTTGLQLRASDVHIDPQEDKILIRYRVDGKLKTERVISKNIFQSLIARIKIMANMNITESRLPQDGRIKQKVNTSTVDLRISILPTLHGEKVVIRVLDLSSVMKKLAQLDFNRVNLQRFIQLIEKPEGLILITGPTGAGKTSTLYAGLHHLNKDDVNIITIEDPIEYELEGINQVQVNPQIGLTFVKGLRSILRQDPNIIMIGEIRDQETADIAVRSALTGHLVLSTLHTNSALGAIPRLMEMGVEPYLVASSLSGVVGQRLVRKLCRDCKEAYEPSEMEKELFQKRGVTIEKLYKAKGCPLCRQTGYSGRMAVQEVLTVNEELKSMMLNHASFQNMKSYCAKNGMIFLADDGLLKVKHGLTSLEEVLSATVEG; from the coding sequence GTGGATGAAATGCAGAAAAGAAAGAGATTAGGAGATTTGCTTGTTGAATCGGGTCTCATTACGCAACAGCAGCTTGATGAAACACTCAGACTGAAGAAACGCGAGCAAAAACTAGGAGATGCACTAGTTGAGAGAGGCTATATCAACGAACAACAGCTGATTGAAGTACTAGAGTTTCAGTTGGGTATTCCTCATGTCTCTTTGTATCGATATCCGATAGATGAAACTCTTACCTCCCTTATATCTAAGGAGTTTGCTTTACGTCATGTCATCATCCCGATAAAAAAAGAAGGCAATGCCTTAACGATAGCGATGAATGACCCAATGGATATCTACACGATTGATGATATTCGGTTAACGACAGGTTTCTCCATCAATCCTGTCATAGCTAAAAAAGACGATATTATGCAATCCATTTATAAATATTATGATATGAAAGAAACGTTTGAAGAAAACCAGGGGGAGGAAGCTTTAGCGGCAACAGGAGCCGATGCCCCTGCTGTCCGATTAGTGGATCAAATCCTGACAACAGGTCTTCAATTAAGAGCGAGTGATGTTCATATAGACCCACAAGAGGATAAAATTTTAATTCGCTATCGTGTTGATGGAAAATTAAAAACAGAGCGGGTTATCTCAAAGAATATCTTTCAATCTCTCATTGCTAGAATAAAAATTATGGCAAATATGAACATAACGGAGTCCAGACTTCCTCAAGATGGTCGAATCAAACAAAAAGTCAATACATCCACCGTTGACTTAAGGATTTCCATTCTTCCGACATTACATGGTGAAAAAGTGGTCATTCGTGTTTTAGACCTTTCAAGTGTGATGAAAAAGCTAGCACAGCTCGATTTTAATAGAGTGAACCTACAACGGTTTATTCAGCTTATTGAAAAACCAGAAGGGCTTATTTTGATTACAGGGCCAACTGGGGCGGGTAAAACATCTACCTTATATGCTGGGCTTCACCATTTGAATAAAGATGATGTCAATATCATTACGATTGAAGACCCAATTGAATACGAGCTTGAAGGAATAAATCAGGTTCAAGTGAACCCCCAAATCGGCTTGACGTTCGTGAAGGGACTACGTTCGATTTTAAGACAAGATCCTAATATTATCATGATTGGGGAAATCCGGGACCAAGAAACAGCAGATATTGCTGTGCGCTCTGCCTTAACGGGTCACTTAGTATTAAGTACGTTACACACCAACAGTGCACTCGGAGCTATTCCAAGACTAATGGAAATGGGAGTAGAGCCATATCTTGTGGCTTCCTCTTTATCAGGAGTAGTTGGACAAAGACTGGTTCGTAAGCTTTGTCGAGATTGTAAAGAAGCTTATGAACCATCAGAAATGGAAAAAGAACTGTTTCAAAAAAGAGGCGTAACGATCGAAAAGTTATATAAAGCCAAAGGTTGTCCTCTTTGCCGTCAAACGGGGTATTCTGGAAGAATGGCGGTTCAGGAAGTATTAACAGTTAATGAAGAATTGAAATCAATGATGTTAAATCATGCATCTTTTCAAAATATGAAAAGCTATTGTGCTAAAAACGGAATGATCTTCTTAGCGGATGACGGTCTTCTAAAAGTAAAACATGGCCTTACCTCTCTAGAAGAAGTTCTAAGTGCAACAGTGGAAGGGTAG